From Rutidosis leptorrhynchoides isolate AG116_Rl617_1_P2 chromosome 3, CSIRO_AGI_Rlap_v1, whole genome shotgun sequence, a single genomic window includes:
- the LOC139899719 gene encoding receptor-like protein EIX2: MTVTGSCIEKEVQALLMFKADLKDINGTLNDWSNEEEKRECCKWPGVYCDTETDDVTELRLSDYHLVGKINPSIKMLKQLQTLDLSGNDFQSNHIPNFLGSLTNLGQLVMANANLSGPIPHQLGNLSNLWYLDLSGNSLKGSIPVSFEVLSSLECLDVSENILTGPLPNFARWPSLVILSLAHNLFNGSIPDDLTGGRESLQELDLSGNQLSGDLPNSIGQLSNLISLDISSNSLHGVISDLYFINLSSLTYLDMSFNSFSFKLSSDFRIPFHLDTIKLQSCKLGPSFPLWIKTQTSFQVLDISSAGISDSVPPWFWDQLPLGLKFLNLSSNELRGTLPNISLDFDQYPGLDLSNNRLEGKVPLLPSKLASLNLSRNKFKGNLSFLCHIVGELTFIDLSSNSFSGSLPDCWSQFQKLVILDLSYNNLFGNIPLSFGFLNQLEALYLRKNAFVGEVPMSLSNCTNMRFVDLGENKLSGTIPAWVGERLTSLYVLVLKSNMFNGSLPTQLCLLNNLNILDISNNGLVGNIPGCFDNFTSMSSKKFGDDMTYHSYKTYHFIPKNYPPPVPGSTFIPECPGDGAPCVSPPTEEVHEEFIDNALVAWKGIERSFGRSILELLNIIDLSNNSLSGKLPFEITRLVELVSLNISFNKLLGELPKDIGKIPTGTQLQGFNSSFYEGNPLLYGPPLAPISRSAPSTTIVEDDDDFWKSYYMGMGAGFAAGFWGFCGVIFFNRRFRHLLFASLSLAKDWIYVTLALLYRKFKRS, translated from the exons ATGACGGTTACAGGGTCATGCATCGAGAAGGAGGTACAAGCTCTGCTGATGTTTAAAGCAGACTTAAAAGATATAAATGGCACACTAAATGATTGGAGTAATGAAGAAGAAAAGAGGGAGTGTTGCAAATGGCCAGGTGTCTATTGTGACACCGAGACTGATGACGTAACCGAACTTCGTCTTTCTGATTATCATTTGGTAGGTAAAATTAATCCATCAATAAAGATGTTAAAGCAGCTACAAACTCTTGATTTATCTGGAAATGATTTTCAGTCCAATCATATACCAAACTTTTTGGGTTCCCTTACCAACTTAGGGCAGCTGGTTATGGCTAATGCTAATCTCAGTGGACCGATTCCTCATCAGCTTGGAAATCTATCCAACTTGTGGTATCTTGATCTGAGTGGTAATTCGTTGAAGGGATCTATTCCCGTTTCCTTTGAAGTTTTAAGTTCTCTCGAATGCTTAGACGTCTCAGAAAACATCCTTACAGGTCCCTTGCCTAATTTCGCTCGATGGCCATCATTGGTTATATTGTCACTTGCTCACAATTTATTCAATGGAAGCATTCCTGATGATCTCACAGGAGGAAGGGAGTCCCTACAAGAGTTAGACCTATCTGGTAATCAGTTGAGTGGTGATTTACCCAACAGTATCGGTCAACTTTCAAATCTTATTTCTCTCGATATTTCATCCAACTCACTTCATGGTGTCATATCCGACCTTTACTTTATAAATCTCTCCTCCTTAACCTATTTGGATATgtctttcaattcattttcattTAAATTAAGCTCAGATTTTAGAATTCCTTTCCATTTAGACACTATAAAATTGCAATCCTGCAAGCTGGGACCTAGTTTTCCTTTGTGGATCAAAACTCAAACAAGTTTCCAAGTTCTTGATATTTCCAGTGCTGGTATATCAGATAGTGTCCCTCCGTGGTTCTGGGACCAACTACCCCTTGGATTGAAATTTTTGAACCTTTCTTCAAATGAATTGAGAGGCACGCTACCAAATATATCATTAGACTTTGACCAGTACCCTGGATTGGATTTGAGTAACAACCGTCTTGAAGGTAAGGTACCACTATTGCCTTCTAAACTCGCCTCGTTAAACCTTTCTAGAAACAAGTTCAAAGGAAACCTCTCTTTCTTATGTCATATTGTTGGGGAATTAACTTTCATTGACCTTTCTAGCAATTCATTTTCTGGTAGCCTTCCTGATTGTTGGTCGCAATTCCAAAAGCTGGTAATTCTTGATTTATCTTACAACAATTTATTCGGGAATATTCCTTTGTCTTTTGGATTCTTGAATCAACTAGAGGCATTGTATCTTCGGAAAAATGCCTTTGTTGGTGAAGTGCCCATGTCCTTGAGCAACTGTACAAATATGAGGTTTGTGGATCTTGGGGAAAACAAGTTATCTGGCACAATACCTGCGTGGGTAGGAGAAAGACTTACGAGCCTTTATGTTCTTGTTTTAAAATCAAATATGTTTAATGGTAGTCTTCCCACCCAATTATGTTTGTTGAACAATCTTAATATCCTTGACATATCTAACAATGGATTGGTGGGTAATATTCCTGGTTGCTTTGATAACTTCACATCTATGTCTAGTAAAAAGTTTGGAGATGATATGACTTATCATTCTTATAAGACGTATCATTTTATTCCTAAAAATTATCCTCCTCCAGTTCCGGGTTCTACTTTTATACCTGAGTGTCCTGGTGATGGTGCTCCTTGTGTCAGTCCTCCTACAGAGGAGGTACATGAAGAGTTCATTGACAATGCATTGGTTGCATGGAAAGGAATAGAAAGATCATTTGGAAGAAGTATTCTCGAGCTACTGAATATCATTGATCTTTCAAATAATAGCTTATCTGGGAAGCTTCCCTTTGAGATCACTCGTCTTGTCGAATTAGTCTCGTTAAATATCTCATTCAACAAACTTCTTGGTGAACTCCCAAAAGATATCG GAAAAATACCAACTGGGACTCAACTCCAAGGCTTTAATTCATCCTTTTATGAAGGTAACCCGCTACTATATGGGCCTCCTCTTGCTCCAATATCGAGGTCTGCACCTTCTACTACCATTGTGGAGGATGACGACGACTTTTGGAAATCATATTACATGGGAATGGGTGCTGGATTTGCAGCTGGATTTTGGGGGTTTTGTGGTGTTATATTTTTCAACCGTCGATTCAGGCATTTACTTTTTGCATCATTAAGTCTCGCAAAGGATTGGATATACGTGACATTGGCTTTGCTCTATCGGAAGTTTAAAAG GTCGTAG